From the genome of Methanoregula boonei 6A8:
CGGATATCCTTGTGTCAGCGGTGGGAAAGGCACATTTCATCACCCCGGAGATGGTTAAACCCGGTGCGGTAGTCATCGATGTCGGTATCAATCAGCTCAACGGGAAACTCGTGGGGGATGTGGACTTCGAAGCGGTAAAAGAGGTCGCTTCGGCTATCACCCCGGTTCCCGGTGGCGTGGGCCCGATGACGATTGCCACGCTCATGGAGAATACCTTTGCCGCTGCCGCGATGAGGATGCCATGAAATCATGCCGGGTCAACAAACTCGATATTGGTGGGGATGCCCCGCCCCGCATTATGGGAGTCATCAACTGCAGCGGTGAATCATTCTACCAGGCATCGTACATCCCCATCGACAAGGTCCACGAAACTGCGGTAGCCATGGTCGAGCAGGGTGCGGATATGATCGATATCGGTGCCCGGAGCACGGCCCCCAACACCCAGCCTATCAGCGGGAGGGAAGAGGCAGAACGGGTTGACGCAGCCCTTAAGGAACTGGACGGGAGCGGGATCACTCTGTCTGTGGATACGATGCACCCGGGCGTGCTCGACATCTGTCTCAAGCACGAGATCCACGCGGCAAACGATATCAGCGGTTTTGTCTCACCGGCATATGCAAAGAAGGTTGCAGATGCCGGCCTGCCGACGTTTGTTATGGCGGCAAACCAGAACCCGGGCGATCCGATCGGAGTAGATGCTACCCTTGCCTCTCTCGAAGGAGTGATAAAGCGGTGCGAGGCATCGGGCGTAAAGGAGTACGTGCTCGATCCGGGTATCGGCATCTGGACACCGCACCGCTCGGTTGCGGATGACTGGGAACTCTGCCGGCAGTTCGAGACCTTCCAGCGTTTTGACCATCCTTTGCTGGCAGCAGTATCACGCAAGACCTTCATTGGGATGCTCCTGAATCGCGAACCGGAAGACCGGCTACCGGGCACCCTTGCAGTCACCATGACACTGCTCGAAAAAGGAGCGTCAATTGTCAGGACCCACGATGTGGCAGCCACACGGGATATAATCCGGGTGTACGAACAGATGGTGAAGAGGGCATGAACCCCTCGTTCTCCATCACCGGTCTTTCAACCGGCATCATCCGGCCCGGCGATCCGTTCACTGACCGGATTATAACGGCGGCCATATCAGCCTGCGGGGGATTTGCTGACGGCGACATTCTCGTTCTTGCCGAGACTGCGGTAGCGACCGCGGAAGGAAATGTGATCCGGCTGGATACCGTCACACCCACCCCACGTGCTCACGAGCTGGCCAAACGCTATCACATGGACCCCCGTACTGTTGAGGTGGTCCTGTCAGAGAGCGATTCGATTGTCGGAGGTATCCCGGGCTTTTTGCTCTGCATGAAGCAGGGCACCCTCCTCCCCAATGCCGGTGTGGATGCCTCAAATGCCCCACCGGGGTGTCTTGTACCCCTCCCAAAAGATCCCAATCAAAGCGCCGTCCGGATAAAAGAGGAGATTGCCCACCGGTGCCATACGCGAGTCGGAGTCATTGTCGCCGACAGCCGCACACATGCCATGCGCCTCGGATGCTCCGGGGTTGCCATCGGTTGTGCCGGGATCACTTCGGTTATCGATGACCGGGGCAGAAGCGATCTGTTCGGCAGGAAACTGGAAGTGACCAAGAGGGCGGTCGCGGATAATATTGCCTCAGCCGCCGAACTGGTGATGGGCGAAGCAGACGAATGCACACCGGCTGCACTCGTCCGGGGCCTCGGGATGCCCGTCGGGGATCAGACCGGGGTCGACACCATTGATGCGGATGAATGCCTGTTCATGGGCGTCTTCCGCAACAACCAAAGATAACCGCCGGCGCCCTTCTTTTTGGATCCGTAAGGTGTTTCGTTCCGACAATCCTAAGGCTGGTCTGATGACACATAAGAGGTGTAATTATAAGCGCAGTCCAGATCCGCAAATTCCGAGAATGAGAACGTCTCCTTGAGTTTCTGGTGAGGGAGCAGGGAGGGAATATCAAAGGTCGATGATTGCGAATGGCAGTACGCGGTGATCGGCATCATGCTGATCTGGACTTCGACGTTTTCGAAAGTAGTATTGGTGGGGTTCTCCACCTGGAAATCCGCAGAGTAGAAATCCACCGAACCGGTGTTTACCGGAGTAAATGAATCCAGATCGCCACTCATAACCGTGATCGCCGTATTGGTGATACGGGAGGATGTGCAGCCTGCAGCAAGAAGGAATGCCGCAACCACGATCAGGATCCAGTACCGGTTTTTTATCATTTTTGACCTCTGTTGTCACCGGATGATGTATAATCCATTTTACATTCCTTCCCCAAAAAGCAAGCGGCTGGATCGCACCACGCACCGGGTTTGGTGGTTATTGCGGCCGGCGTGCGATGATCAGCTCGATCGTTGACTCATCGGGGAATCGCGCCGATGGCTCCATGGCAAGCAGGCTGTTAGTGAGCCGGGCGCGGAACTCGGCATTCCGTTCCCCGATGATCACGGGATCGATATAGGACGTGCTGAGCTGATAGCCGATGATCTCATCAATAGTAAGGATTTCCCGTACCGGAAACGTAACCGTTTCAAGCTGAGAGAACGGGGACTGCAAAAATACCTCTTCGTGCCGATCGTCATGGTTGTCCGCTTTTTTCTTCAGGCGCCCTGAATAGTCCCAGGCATCACCGAGCATCTCCTGGAGTACCTCTTTTACCGCTCCACCCCAGCCCCTCTTGAGATGTGAGAAGAAACTGTCGTTCCGGCTGATGCAGGCGATCCCCCCTTCGGGTTCAATCAGGGTATCAAGGGTCAAAAGGACCCGGGGGCGATCCATCCAGTGGAACGAGAGCCCCATGATGCAGAGCCGGAGCGGAGGCAGTCCCAGTACACCGAGTGTTGAATCTGCCCCGTCAAGCCATGAGATACCAGTGATATGACCCGATGCTGCCCTCCGGCATCCTTCATTGCGCATCTCCGGATCAGGATCAACAGCATAAACGTGAAAACCCCGCTTTGCAAGAGGAATCGCAACATTGCCGGTACCGCAGCCGAGATCGAGAATTCCGGATGCCGGTGAAAGTGAAAAACGGGAGACAAGTGCATCAAAAACTGCGGCCGGATACCCCTTGCGGTACCTGGCATAGTAACCGGCCTTCCCGCGAAAAAAACTGCTTTTTTTCGGGGCAGACAGGGGATTTCCCGGCGGCGCAGTCACGGCGATACCCCGGTGAAACGGCCTGCGCAGCTTTCTGATATGGTGACCGGCACTCTTAAGTTTTCGAGAACCGTGATGACACGGGCGGAATCTTCAACGGTAAACCCGATCCGGGTACGCCCGGTCTTTAAGCGGGCAACAAAGATCCGGTCGCGCGAGGGCCGGTGAATGTCGAGGGGGAACCATGTCCGCAGGTCACCGGACCCCCAGATCCGCCACCGGCCGTTTGCTAAAGACGGTTCCAGGACCTGGATCTGTTCGATATCCGCAAAGGGGATCTTCCGGCTCCCAGCAAAGGGAAACGAGTACGCTGCAAGTGTGATACGGTCTCCTGTGATGAAAACCAGGCGATCGGCATACTGGATCCAAGACTTTGATGAGGCAGGCGAACTCATACGCAGATCCGTTTTTCCTAGGCAGTCCGGTACCGGGGGAGTAAAAGAAGGTTTTGCATTATTGCAGCACAACACATGAAACCCGCACCCGTGTACAGTATTACTTCACTGCCAGCAAAAAAGCCTGCGAGCAGTACCGCAAAACCGGCCGAGACCGCAACAAAACCCCCCGGAAAATACAGGGCATGTCGTTTCTGGTCGGGATCCAGGTTACGATACATAGACAAGTGAGCATATTTAAACAAACAATAATAATTCGTTCCCCCGGGAAAAGAGCCTTCTTGATATAAGCGGTTATTTCATCTCCTGCGGAGCCGATTCTGTAAGGACAAGCCATGGGAACACCTCCGGCCGGATCCCGGGACGGTACGGAAAAACCGGTTCTTACCGATCCTCCCTTTTATCTGGAGGAATTCGAACAGTCATATCGTTATATTATCGATGAGTACGAGGTCCGGCCCAGAGATATTGCCATTTTTATGCCCTGCGCGGTGAGAAAACCCTACAGCACGAGCCCGAGTCATCAGCTTATCCGGATGATCATCTCTCAGGTTTTCGATGAATCGCAGTACCATATCGTCATCTTTGGCACCTGTGGGATCGTACCGGCCGAGCTCGAGACCATGTACCCGTACGCGCACTACAAGTACATGCTCGGGAAGGTAAGCGATGAGAAGATCAAGGCAGATTTTCTCAGGATAGAAGCCGACCGGGTAGCCGGATACCTGGAAAAGACCCGGCATCTCTACAAATACCGGATTGCCTATTGTATCGGACTCTTCCGTGAAGCCCTTCTCTGGGGATCGGAGAAATCCGGGGTGAAGATCGATCGTATCCTTCCGACAAGGGATCGCATCAACCGGGTAATCGAGGAAGAGGAGTGCCGGTTCCAGGAAGGGAGCCTCTCTATGGACGATTACCTCGGGGAGTTCTGCGATGAACTTCTCCGGTTCCGGAATACACACCCGGATCTGGCAAAAAAAGAATGACCGGATACGCCGCGTAGCGTTTTCCCTTGTACCGGGCCATTTCCTTTTTTAGGAGGGAAGAGACTTTGCAATCAGGTAAAATGCGAACAGTGCAGAGGCAAGGCCGGCAATGGTAAGAACCAGCGCTACGGTAGTGGACAGGGCCATCCCGTTATAGGGAAGCGCTTCCTTGAGGCAGAATAGCAGAAACGCCAGCGCAAGGAACCACCCGTAGGTCTTTTTCCCGATCACGGCCATGCGGATCCCATAAAGGAATATCAGCACATCGATACCTATCAGGATCGGCGTTACCCACGCAGGAAGGGTCATTGAGGTACAGGTGGGTGCCGGCAGGTAATGAGTGTACCGGGCCGATAAAAAAACAGGATTCCCTATTTCACCACAAGCACTTTGCAGGGCGCGGAACGGATGATCTCTTCGGCCACGCTCCCCAGGAGGAGACGTTCCAGCCCCCGCTTCCCCTGAGTGCCAATCACGATCAGATCGATCTTTTTCCGGGTCGCAAACTTGACAACCTCGGGGGCAGGGCGGCCTTCAAGGATCGCGGTCTCAACCTTAAGATCGCCGGCCAGGGAGCGCATCCGGGCAAAAGCCTGCTCAGCCTCGGCCTGGAAAACACGGTAGGTGTCCCCGAGCGGGATATCCCCGGACATGGTTGAGAAGGTTCCGGTATCAATCACGTACACCGCATAGAGTGTTGCCCCGCAGAGGCGGGCAACTTTTATTCCTTCTTCAAGAGCCGCACGATTCTTCTCCGAGCCGTCGGTTGCGATCAGGATACTGCTGAGGAAGTGTTCTGTCATCGGATGTGCCCCATCATATGATATGTCCTACTGTACATTATCCCCTGATACCTCTTGCGGATCGGTATCAGAAGCATTGATCGGGACTGCACCATCCGACTCGTCAATATATTTTTCCCCCCTCATCGCGCAGAGCAGAGCTGCCACAAAGGATATGCCAGCCCCGATATAGAACGAAAGCGCCAGGGAGGGCATAAAAGCCCCGGCAAGCGTTGTCGGGAACCAGACTGCCCCGGTAAGGGTGGCAAGGGTTGCCGGGGCAATTGTCGCAATCAGGGCCGGAGACAGGCCGCCAAGGATCATCTGGACCGGGTTGTACCCGAGGAATGCGGCAAATAGTGCACCGGTCGGGGGAATGGCGCTCATTGAAGGGATGAGCGGGCTTGCATTGGCCGCAGTGAGGGCTCCCGCGAGTGCCGTTGGGAACGCACCCGTAAGTCCCACCACAATGATGGTAAAAAACATCCCCATAGAGAGGACAAAGCCCGAGTTCATCAGCGTTGACATCATCCCGGAAGTAACCCCGCGCTCATCAGGGGGTACGGAATTCATAATCGCTGCGGCATTGGGCGAGGAAAACATGCCGTTTCCTATCCCCATAATCATGAGAGCGATGGCAAAGGGCAGGTAATCGAAGTTGTACGGCAGGATCGCAAGAATCAAAAACGAGATCCCGACCAGTACCATGCCCAGCGTGCTGAGCCACCGGGCCCCGTATTTGTCGGAGAGGCTGCCGGAGAGCGGGCCCATAATAACAAACCCGATAGTGAGCGGCAGCATATAGACCCCGGCCCAGAACGGCGTGGACTCAAAACTGTACCCGTGCAGGGGCAGCCAGATCCCCTGGAGCAGGATGATGAGGATAATCATGACCCCGCCGCGGGCAAGGGCTGACATAAATCCGGCGGCATTCCCGAATGCAAAGTTGCGGATCCGGAAAAGGTCCATCCGGAACATCGGGTCTTCGACCCGGGTCTCGATGATGGGAAATGCAAAGAGCAGCAGGACGCCGCACAGGAGTGCAGCGACAACCCACGGATCTCTCCAGCCCATGGAATCGCTGCCATACGGGAGAAGGGCATAGGTGATACCGACCAAAAAGATCGTCAGGCCTCCGATAAAGGAAAGATTCCCCCAGATATCGATCTTCTGGGAGCGTTTCCCATAGGCCGGCTCCTTGAGCTTGAGGAATGCCCAGATCGTGCCGACGACACCGAACGGCACACTGATCAAAAAGACATACCGCCAATGGAAAACCGCAAGGATGCCGCCGATCAGAAGTCCGACAAACTGCCCCGAGAGTGCCGCCACCTGGTTGAGGCCCAGCGCCTTTCCCCGCTCATCGGGAGGGAAGGCATCCGTGAGGATCGCCGCGCTGTTGGAGAAGATAAACGCCGCACCCACGGCCTGGACGACACGGAAGACGATGAGTTCAATAGCCCCGGCATCGCCGGTATCCGGGGTCAGGAAGAGTAGGATAGAACCTACCGTAAAAATGGCAAACCCGATATTGTAGAGTCTCACCCTCCCGTACATATCCGAAAGCCGCCCGAAACTGAGAAGGAGGGTAGCGGTGACAATCCCGTAGCCCATCAGGATCCAGAGCAGGTACTGGAAGGAAGTGAGCGGGTTGATATTGATTCCGTTAAAAATAGCAGGCAGGGAGATCAGGATGATGCTCCCGTTCACCGCGGCCATGAACATGGCGATCGTTGTATTCGAGAGTGCAATCCACTTGTAATTCGGGTCCCGGGCAACTGCACCCGGTTCACCGGCCGGAAGGGGCGATCCTGACGGGGAGGGCGCTGCTGTATCCACAGATTTTACCTGATCCGGCATATATCCTGAATATTTGGGCGGGCATACCATGAATAAGGTGCACTATGCACATGTGCAGATAGTATCACCGGGTATACTGCTTTATAACGGGAACTCCCCGTTGTCAGGGAGTTTGTGCGGGACCGGATTTTAGAGATAATCACGTAGCGGGTGCAGGCTGCACGGGGCGTTTCACGCCCACTCTGCCGTTTTCGGCGGAAAGGACAAAACCCAGATCTTCAAGGTACTTCCGGCTTTTGCCACTCCCGTGGGTTAAGAGCTCCACCAGGTCATCCTCCTCATCGATATCTGTATGAAGCAGGAATGAGTCAATAACCTCGCAGGAGAGGCCGGCCTCCTGTGCAATCCGGATGTGCTTTAAGAAACTCATGCCGTAATAATCCACATGGAACTTTGCCGGTTCCCGCACAAAGATCGCATTGGTTCCTCCGCCACGCCCGGGCACAATCCCTATGTCGCTTGTGGTAGATGCCACCCGTTTTATTGCCGGACCGGTGGCGAGTGGAAGATCGGCCATGAGGATCAGGACCGGTCCTGCAGCCTGGGAAAGTACCTCATTGAGCGTCCCGCTCAGGTCTTTATCAGCAATAGTGATCTGGACATCCTCGGAATCAAAGAGCTCGGTTGCGACAATCACCGGGCTGCAGTTTGCATCCCTTGCAGCAGCTATAACATCTTCAAGCATTGCACGGGCAAAGGCTTCCCGCTCCTCCGGTGAGAGGATCCCGGAGAGCCGGCTCTTGGGACCGGCCGGTTTGAAGGGAATCAGTGCATGGGGACACATGTGATACGCTCATATGCGGGACGACCAAAAAAAGATACTGATATATCCCGGGCTGGTTCGCCGTTGTACAGATTTTAACATCCTCCACCGGCAAGAGTACAGAATATGGATCCACCTCCCTATTCCAGGGTCAGGCTCCCTGAACGAACGGTTGTTGGAATAGAGCGCCGGACCTGCAATGCGGATTGCAGGAGTCTCGCTGATATCCCGGCCTGCTGGAAAGAGTTTCTCTCTACAAATGCGGCAGCACGCATCCCTCACCGGGTCACCCCGCCGGTGATGTATGCAGTCTATTCCGATTATGCATCCGACTGGACCGGTGAGTATAGCTATCTTCTCGGATGTGGTGTCTCAAAAGCCGGGGTACTCCCTAAAGGCCTCTCTGTCCGCCATATCCCGGCCCAGACCTATGCCTTTTTTCCTGCATGCGGGCAGATGCCGGACGCCGTTGTCGGCATCTGGGGTGGGATCTGGGGAACAGACCTGCCCAGGACCTATACCTGCGATTTTGAAGTGTATGACCGCCGGTTTACGGATAAAAAGACCCCACAGGTGGATATCTACGTAGCAATCCGGGACCCGTAACAAGGGGAGATTTCAGGTGACTTTCGGTTTACCTTCCTTTCGGTAGGATTCCGGGGGGACATGGATCTCAAATCGCGCACCTTTGCCGGGTACTCCCGTCTCAACAATGGTCATGCCGGTGAGGGAGAGCATCTCATGCACCAGAAAAAGTCCCCAGCCGGTATATTTGCCAAATCCGCGCTCGAAGATCCGCTCCTTGTCTGCATCCGGGATACCGGCGCCATTATCCTCGAAAATAACGAGACCGCCTTCGCCTTCCTCCCGGGCAGATATGCGAAGCTCCGTGGCCGTTTTCCCATGGCGGACAACATTGTCCAGCATCTGGGCTACGGCCTTTTCAAGGCCAATGTCGGCCAGGACTGCAGCAGTCCCGCAGTTATCGGTAACCGTGATGCCCTTTACCGTCACGAGATCACCGGCACGGCGGATCACGGAGGAAAGAGGCTGCCAGACCGGCTGCTCGGTCCCAAGAATCTGGTAATCCTTGGCAAACTGGAACTGCCTTCGAATCTTCTCCAGAGCAAA
Proteins encoded in this window:
- a CDS encoding DUF5591 domain-containing protein; translation: MGTPPAGSRDGTEKPVLTDPPFYLEEFEQSYRYIIDEYEVRPRDIAIFMPCAVRKPYSTSPSHQLIRMIISQVFDESQYHIVIFGTCGIVPAELETMYPYAHYKYMLGKVSDEKIKADFLRIEADRVAGYLEKTRHLYKYRIAYCIGLFREALLWGSEKSGVKIDRILPTRDRINRVIEEEECRFQEGSLSMDDYLGEFCDELLRFRNTHPDLAKKE
- the cofC gene encoding 2-phospho-L-lactate guanylyltransferase; amino-acid sequence: MCPHALIPFKPAGPKSRLSGILSPEEREAFARAMLEDVIAAARDANCSPVIVATELFDSEDVQITIADKDLSGTLNEVLSQAAGPVLILMADLPLATGPAIKRVASTTSDIGIVPGRGGGTNAIFVREPAKFHVDYYGMSFLKHIRIAQEAGLSCEVIDSFLLHTDIDEEDDLVELLTHGSGKSRKYLEDLGFVLSAENGRVGVKRPVQPAPAT
- a CDS encoding universal stress protein; translation: MTEHFLSSILIATDGSEKNRAALEEGIKVARLCGATLYAVYVIDTGTFSTMSGDIPLGDTYRVFQAEAEQAFARMRSLAGDLKVETAILEGRPAPEVVKFATRKKIDLIVIGTQGKRGLERLLLGSVAEEIIRSAPCKVLVVK
- a CDS encoding GyrI-like domain-containing protein; translated protein: MDPPPYSRVRLPERTVVGIERRTCNADCRSLADIPACWKEFLSTNAAARIPHRVTPPVMYAVYSDYASDWTGEYSYLLGCGVSKAGVLPKGLSVRHIPAQTYAFFPACGQMPDAVVGIWGGIWGTDLPRTYTCDFEVYDRRFTDKKTPQVDIYVAIRDP
- a CDS encoding class I SAM-dependent methyltransferase, which translates into the protein MTAPPGNPLSAPKKSSFFRGKAGYYARYRKGYPAAVFDALVSRFSLSPASGILDLGCGTGNVAIPLAKRGFHVYAVDPDPEMRNEGCRRAASGHITGISWLDGADSTLGVLGLPPLRLCIMGLSFHWMDRPRVLLTLDTLIEPEGGIACISRNDSFFSHLKRGWGGAVKEVLQEMLGDAWDYSGRLKKKADNHDDRHEEVFLQSPFSQLETVTFPVREILTIDEIIGYQLSTSYIDPVIIGERNAEFRARLTNSLLAMEPSARFPDESTIELIIARRPQ
- the cofE gene encoding coenzyme F420-0:L-glutamate ligase, translating into MNPSFSITGLSTGIIRPGDPFTDRIITAAISACGGFADGDILVLAETAVATAEGNVIRLDTVTPTPRAHELAKRYHMDPRTVEVVLSESDSIVGGIPGFLLCMKQGTLLPNAGVDASNAPPGCLVPLPKDPNQSAVRIKEEIAHRCHTRVGVIVADSRTHAMRLGCSGVAIGCAGITSVIDDRGRSDLFGRKLEVTKRAVADNIASAAELVMGEADECTPAALVRGLGMPVGDQTGVDTIDADECLFMGVFRNNQR
- the folP gene encoding dihydropteroate synthase gives rise to the protein MKSCRVNKLDIGGDAPPRIMGVINCSGESFYQASYIPIDKVHETAVAMVEQGADMIDIGARSTAPNTQPISGREEAERVDAALKELDGSGITLSVDTMHPGVLDICLKHEIHAANDISGFVSPAYAKKVADAGLPTFVMAANQNPGDPIGVDATLASLEGVIKRCEASGVKEYVLDPGIGIWTPHRSVADDWELCRQFETFQRFDHPLLAAVSRKTFIGMLLNREPEDRLPGTLAVTMTLLEKGASIVRTHDVAATRDIIRVYEQMVKRA
- a CDS encoding MFS transporter encodes the protein MDTAAPSPSGSPLPAGEPGAVARDPNYKWIALSNTTIAMFMAAVNGSIILISLPAIFNGININPLTSFQYLLWILMGYGIVTATLLLSFGRLSDMYGRVRLYNIGFAIFTVGSILLFLTPDTGDAGAIELIVFRVVQAVGAAFIFSNSAAILTDAFPPDERGKALGLNQVAALSGQFVGLLIGGILAVFHWRYVFLISVPFGVVGTIWAFLKLKEPAYGKRSQKIDIWGNLSFIGGLTIFLVGITYALLPYGSDSMGWRDPWVVAALLCGVLLLFAFPIIETRVEDPMFRMDLFRIRNFAFGNAAGFMSALARGGVMIILIILLQGIWLPLHGYSFESTPFWAGVYMLPLTIGFVIMGPLSGSLSDKYGARWLSTLGMVLVGISFLILAILPYNFDYLPFAIALMIMGIGNGMFSSPNAAAIMNSVPPDERGVTSGMMSTLMNSGFVLSMGMFFTIIVVGLTGAFPTALAGALTAANASPLIPSMSAIPPTGALFAAFLGYNPVQMILGGLSPALIATIAPATLATLTGAVWFPTTLAGAFMPSLALSFYIGAGISFVAALLCAMRGEKYIDESDGAVPINASDTDPQEVSGDNVQ